gagatatgTGTCCAgcatgttgcagtacattgtggaGTTTTAATACGGGACGTTAAAACAGATTGTCGAAATGGCACATTATTTGAGATGAAGCACCAAAATGTTTCGTCTTTTGCAATGGAAATAAACTAAGACGAAGAGTTACAGCAGGTTCGAACATACAGTTGTGTCTGGTCTATGTAATGTTCAtaaaattttcatgaaaataatcaataaacTACAGTCGTGATATCTCTGTCTCCTCAAGATATACATGtgaatgaagaaataaacataGCAGCCTTATTGGCTGTCTTTATAAATACCCGTAAGTTTGCCCGTAGCAGATTTTGCGTCCTcgaacgagggcgatgtggtaTCACGCATACGGAGAAAAAAGAAGATCAGAGTGTCCTACCCCAATgttattaaaatctgatgtggtgaaagcggctagatgcctttattttcctctatatttccatcgttttgtgtcgtttgttttgttccgagtgcagtgatcgccgccttccacCTTCTTGAGAAATCCAGGGTTTTAACATAAGTATTGCATTCGGAATATAGTTCGAGCTAAACTCAAATCTGTGTTTACAACACATTCCAAAGCACAGCttttgtgaacatttttattCTGCGCTTCCACACCAATAATGCACCCTCAGACAAGGAATATCTTCACAGACGTATCTTCATTGTCTGTGATAGCACACACCATATACAGAAGTTGATGGTCATGATCGTAAATTTGggaaacaaaattttaaaaattaaaataaattggaTTATGGAAATAcgttgtgtatatatatatatatatatatatatatatatatatatatatatatatatatatatatatatatatatatatatatatatatatatgacctcAATGTAAAGTCTATATATGTGATTACATATGGTTATTGGTTTCTAGTAGAAAAGAATGTGTTTATTCATGTTGGCTAAAATTAAAAGCTAACGGTGCCCTTTCAtcttcaataaattgtaaatctTTTATTTTGTGATGTTCGTAATGATTGATAGACCATTCTACAAATgcgtataattttttttaataataatgtacTTAAGTGATGAGTGATAATAATAATCgtttcattttcatataaacAGTTTAAACCCATGATTCATAGCGCACAGTCTGTTTATTCAGGTTCTACCGGTAAGAAAAATATTCCATACACAAATCCAACTCTGACgaaaaaatttgcatattgttcaCTCGCCACGTATGTAATCCTGTACTACTGTGAAGGCAACATTCCCCTGTTCTAAATTGACGGTGATTTCCGGAGAAAACGCACGCCTGTTTTGATTGTTCCTGATCCAAAGTTAACTTCTAGCTGCCCAAGACATACTTGTAAGTACATTTTTTCTCACTTTCGCTGAATTTTTGAGTCATGAGTTTCTTTATCTAAATACTTTGCGAGTTTGGCGAGAAACGTATGAAAGTCTCTCAAATAACTGCTATGTACGTGTCACTTTGATCAGTTGTATTTTTCACTTCACAAATGTCTGAGTTTTATTCTTCGTACAATGTTAACGTTGAAGCTGGGATTAGCGTCTAATGCTTCAGCAACATTCAGTTGCAGTTAATACAAATTGCAATTGAAATTTCTTTTTCGGAAAATTGTCGGTCCATTTGAAGTCTGTTTAACTATAAAAAAAAGAGGCACCCACTATCGATCCATACAAACAATAGACATCTCATTGTAGTCCGTTCTATTCTGTTccattctgttctattctattcctatctattctattctatcccAATCTAATCTATTCTGTTCTCTTCTATTCTATTCATTACTGTCAAAATTGTGAACTTAAATTTGTCTTCATATCTATGCTACTGCTATAATCCTCGATTTCctgaagatattttttttaaattccatctttttgatgataaattttgaatcatttgaaacaatttttgcttggaaataaaaacatgtccTTATCAATAATTTCAGATTATCGaatattcaacaatattttgtacatatgTTCAAAAACATACCAATGGACTGAGAGGCTAGTCTTCGTATATAACGCCTCTTGTAAGCTTATTTATCACTTTTCGTGTTAAATAAATGAATCCAAATTCCATTTCATTGGTAACATTTTTCCACACGAAAGAAATACAAGCTTGAAAATACAGAAACATGTACAgtgaatcaatcaatcgatcaatcaatcaatacaaatTCAATTGATCTATATAAATGTCTGGCTAGGGACGCTAGTCCCAAACATGTGTACGttttcagccccccccccccgggggggggggcgattaTAATGGGTTCCGTCCatatgtccgtccgtccgtccgtgcgtctgTCTGTTCTTGTGTGCGTCCGTCCATAATACATAATTCCTCTGACAAGCAATGTCCAAattcaatcaaacctggcacGAAGGTGAGGTATCATAGGGGCCATATACACGTCATTTTGTTTTACATCATGTACAAATGTGaccgaatggcggccatatttgtagctTAAAATCATTATCTATTGTATAACGCCATATAGAGAcgtcattcaagtgtctacccacATATTATAGGTGAAAGCACCACCAGAAGACCATACGAAGGGGAGGGGGTGCAGAAAATGGTGCACGTGCTTGAGGCTATTCACATTAGAGTATAAGATGTATTCATTTCACCTTATAGAGAAAGCATCGGCTAAAATACCTCAAACGAAATGGGTTCATTATATGAGTCAAGTGATTGTAGggtttttttaatgtatgtcCTGCAGCACACTTGGTATGAGAAAGAGTCTACTTTTCATGGAGTCTGATGTGACAACTTTGTGCATATAGAGGCTTGTCTTGTCATTTCATATACTGTTCCCTGCCATCCACAAACATATAGATGCACAACACCTATCCCTTGTTGATCCATCCTATACATCCAACGACTGTCAAACACTACAAGCCTCTGAACACACCGAGACTACATGATAAATCCTTTTACGCATACTAGTGGTGATGTTATGATTATAGCAGGGGCTTAGATAGCTTAAAATatccatatggatgagaaatgcttatttaatttaatttggaATTTACtgaatacaatttcttttcaaaaacacCGCCATAAAAACGGTTGCTGTTTCCGACAGTGTTTATGACAAAGATTTGAGAAGAGTATATTTTCATTACTGGAACAGCCGTTACCTAGATTTGTATCTTATTTGACCAGATGCTGTTTagatgtatattttattgttatACGGTTGATTTTATATGCATTTTATCtatggttatttttattttattatggtATATATGAAGGCAAAATCAAATCCTTCCTACCACAAAGATAAAAAGTTATATGGATTTTCCGCAATAGAATGATTACATGCATTGCGCAAATGAGTATTCATTATTATCCACAGTACGAAGTAGACTGttaacagtcgtcttgacttttttttgtGATTCATCTTTAAATACTTTGTCGccgaaattaatagaattaaacataaCATGGCGTGGACGTTATATTTTAGGTGTTCGAATCGTCAGTGAGCAAGTAGCGTGctgtctgtatatatgcatgtacatgctTACTATTGCATGTTGtaggttatgtatttgcacaaaactagtatttaaataaatttcaggttttttaggaatacgacaaaatataatctgtgtcTGAGTACAGACTAAGTAATGAGAtgcatgaataaattaacataGTTAATGTATTTGTGAGTAACTGCAACGTTACTCTATTACTAAACGTTACTCCATTCAATTCATGTGTTGTTTACGCTGTATTATATCCAATATCCAAGGTGTATACTACTATATATAAGTCTGGTGCTTTTATGTGTAATTACCGTCTTATTTATTCAGATTTGGGAAAAGATGAGTAAAATTATTCTAGTTACTGGTGGCACTGGATTGGTTGGTAGGGCTGTTGAAAAAGTCGTGAaagaagagaaagagagaacAGGCGAAAAATGGATATTTGCCTGTTCCAAGGATGCTGACTTGACGTAAGTCAAATATTTTGCAGACGTGGCCGAAACTGTTTACGTTATGTTACGGTGAcgcgtttgtgtgtgtgtgtgtgtgtgtgtgtgtgtgcgcgcgcgcgcgcgcctgcctgcctgcctgtcagcagacagacagacagacagacagacagacagacagacagacagacagacagacagacactcaaaGACCCACTCTTTCAATGACAAATAATGCAAAGTGTACAAGACAAAGAATTAGAATATTCGTGATGTTATTGACAGAGGTTTCCCCAAAAAGGGGCAATACACGTCAAATGCAGATCAAtggtttctttaaaaaaattcaaagtatAATAAGTTATCAAGGTACTATTTTATCCCCCTACAATCATGTATAAAttgatagcaataatcaatataagtgttctaatgtcacacacacacatatacacacatacatttccTATTTGCAGCTCATTTTGATCATCTTTGTCTATAGATATAACACATATGTTTGGTGTATTTATATTACAGAAATGAAGCCGAAACTCTAAAGTTGTTTGAGAAGTATAAACCAACGCATGTGATACATCTAGCTGCAAAGGTTGGGGGTCTTTTCAGACATGTGAAAATGAACCTGGATttctatgtaagtaaatatttgtattatataatttatagtcCTTTATCAAACCTTATCAAACATGCGATCCTCCTGGACATCGCCAGAGAACCTCCTGACCATCACCTCTGATCCTCCTGAACATCACCTCTGATCCTCCTGACCATCACCTCTGATCCTCCTGACCATCACCTCTGATCCTCCTGACCATCACATGTGATCCTCCTAACCATCACCTCTGATCCTCCTGACCATCACCTGTCATCCTCCTGACCATCACCTCTGATCCTCCTGACCATCACCTCTGATCCTCCTGACCATCACCTCTGATCCTCCTGACCATCACCTCTGATCCTCCTGACCATCACCTCTGATCCTCCTGACCATCACCTCCGGTCCTCCTGACCATCACCTGTCATCCTCCTGATCATCATCTCTGATCCTCCTGACCATCACCCCTGATCCTCCTGACCATCACCTCTGATCCTCTTGATCATCATCTCTGATCCTCCTGATCATCACATGTGATCCTCCAGACCATCACCTCTGATCATCCTGACCATCATCTCTGATCCTCTTGATCATCATCTCTGATCCTCCTGACCATCACATGTGATCCTCCAGACCATCACCTCTGATCATCCTGACCATCACCTCTGATCCTCCTGACCATCACCTCTGATCCTCCTGACCATCACTTGCAATCCTCCTGACCATCACATATGATCCTCCCAACCACCACCAGCGATCCACCTGACCATCACCTGTGTCCAAGGGTAGTACATGAAAAAGTACAAATTTTGCACCTGAATATCACCTTTGATCCTCATGACCATCACCTGTGACCATATTGTCCATTACCTGTGTGCAAGGGTAGTATGTGACAAAGCACAAAATTGTGATCTACAGTCCCAAGGGATTATATCACCAAGGGTAAATTAGGTCAAAGGCCATAGgtcaaaatataatttgtatcaTAAATTTGCGATATCTTTGGTTTTCCAATTTTCGCTGGGTTTATTTGAAGGGGGGTGGTGTTATATTGCAGACATAATTGTATTTAGCCATTGATTGAAATACACATAACAATGGCATTATACACGATCGATTTCATAGCATATGTTTATTAATAGGTCAaggaaccccctcccccctatTAGCCCATTAAATTTACTAAAAGAAGACTTTATTGCCATTGAGGTAGGCATCGTCAGTAATACAGCTAAGACCACTGTTCTTTTTAAAGTATAGTCTATGCATATacaaaatcattaaaattaaacAAGTCGTCAATTTATTGACTGTGCCGCCTAGTGGAACGTCActgaaaatgttatatttcttCTTACTCAATGATACAAACAAGTTACAGCCCTTATCTGTCAAACTCTTCGGGCTGTaacttttatttgtgtgtgtgtatgtatgtatgtatgtatgtatgtatgtatgtatgtatgtatgcatgtatgtatgtctgcctgcctgcctgcctgcctgcctgcctgcctgtctgtctgtctgtctgtctgtctgtctgtctgtctgtctgtctgtctgtatgtatgtatgtatgtatgtatgtatgtatgtatgtatgtatgtctgcctgcctgcctgcctgcctgcctgcctgcctgcctgtctgtctgtctgtctgtctgtctgtctgtctgtatgtatgtatgtatgtatgtatgtatgtatgtatgtatgtgtatgcatgcatgcatatgtatgtatgtatgtatgtatgtatgtatgtatgtatgtatgtatgcatgcatgtatcaaTACAAAGATAAACGAAAACGTGTTATACGCTAGTTGTCCTGTAGATCTAGTCAGCTTGGTTGAAGGATACTGAGAATAGCTTGACAATTGTTATCTTtggaccccctcccccaacccACCCACCATTCAAAAGGTTATAAATCCAGTTGTACCACTCTAAATGTAACTACATATTTGCAAATTCGTAGCGATGACATAGATTAGTTTACAACAGATGGCACTAATCTATCACCTCTATGACAAAGattacatttataaaatatagCTTTGCTTACATAGATGTGAGTATTGAAATGCTAATGATTCAAAGGGGCTCTTCAACGTAAATATTCCAAAACTTATTAGGATTTATTTTTGTAACAGCTGCTCTGTcgtgcacacacgcacatacatgatatgtacatattatatactgtcgtggatgtatgtatgtgtgtgtgtatgtatgtatgtatgtatgtatgtatgtatgtatgtatgtatgtatgtgtgtatgtatgtatgtatgtatgtatgtatgtatgtgtgtatgtatgtatgtatgtatgtatgtgtgtatgtatgtatgtatgtatgtatgtatgtatgtgtgtatgtatgtatgtatgtatgtatgtgtgtatgtatgtatgtatgtatgtatgtatgtatgtgtgtatgtatgtatgtatgtatgtatgtgtgtatgtatgtatgtatgtatgtatgtatgtatgtatgtatgtatgtatgtatgtatgtatgtgtgtatgtatgtatgtatgtatgtatgtatgtatgtgtgtatgtatgtatgtatgtatgtgtgtgtatgtgtgtgtgtatgtatgtatgtatgtatgtatgtatgtatgtatgtatgtatgtatgttattttacttaaaataacaaacattttacacattttgtactttttgtactttttgcaatttatcgagttacaaacaaggagtttgtatatgttatttcacattggtttttttcaagtagaaaaacattgTACAATTGTttcatcaattaaaaatccaaaatgaataccccccaagtctcatccatatggctactttaatgACACTTGATTATTTCTCTATCAACAGCGTGTTAATACGAAGATAAACGAAAACGTACTATACGCTAGTTACAAGTATAATGTCCAGAAGTGTATATCTTGCCTATCAACATGTATATTTCCAGACAATATGAAGAAATATCCCATGGACGAGAGTGTGGTGCACCTTGGCCCTCCTCATGACTCTATCTATGGATATGCCTATGCCAAGAGAATGCTTGATGTGTTAAACAAGTGAGtaaatctaatctaatctaatctaatctaatctaatctaatctaatctaatctaatttaatttaatttaagcTAATAATGCGCCGGGCTCCGAAAACATAACACCTTGTATTCTTCAATGCCATAAAAGGGGTTAATTCATACGAAATGCGTTTTTATTTTGTTCCTGTaccatgtacatgatgtagaaTTCAATTAAATGATCTAATATTAAGTGGAGAAGCGATAACGTGCATTTATTTACATAGTATGTTCAgccaaacaaaatacaaaagacCTAAGGGTACTGTCATTTCTCGTCTTtgatttgtagtgacaaggcccccttaggtcattcatattttaatgtaattgCATGGGTTACTGGTACAGTaaattacgtattaaaaacttcattactaataccagtctagtcaagacGGTTGTTTGAACACATATATCTGTGCTCCCCCCaaccgtgttcatataaacacgATGACGTCGTCGCGTccatccccacatgattttagtttaaacagactgaaggtggagtcctggttggacatttgcatatcagtgtaGTCCTAGAAACGTAAGAAAGATCAAAAAACGTTTCAAACGTAATGAGCGATGACAACaacctgtcagtttgtgatggattactactgacatgcaccctTTGCACTTCATtcacaatttaacacctttcATAACCATCTTAactagactggtattagtaatgaattTCTTAATATGTAatttactgtaccagtttagaattctagactagctgttgccatggtgaaTATACAGTGTGATAGCAGAAATGAAGCTGATTCTTATTTAATCTATTTTCATTCTCTTTTTTTACAGAGGTTACAATGATGACCATAATTGCAAGTTTATTTCTGTCATTCCTACCAACGTATTTGGACCCTATGACAACTTTAGTTTGCATGAAGGTCACGTGATGCCAGCTCTGATTAGCAAAGTGTACTGTGCTAAAAGTAAGCCAATTATGTAAACTCCTCATTAAGTACTCAGTTCTCCACTACATGTACCatatgcttgtgtgtgtgtgtgtgtgtgtgtgtgtttgtttgtttgtttatttgtttgtttgtttgtttgtttgtttgttgttattttttgtgtatgtatgtatatatgtatgtatgtatgtatgtatgtatgtatgtatgtatgtatgtttgggtTTTTATTTGTTGCTTCTTTGTCTTGGCCTGTATTTAAGAAACAGGTGAAAGACAGTAACTTAAAGTGTAACACACACAgggacacacacagacacagttgcacacagacacacacagacacagacacagacacagacacagacgcacacacacacatacacacacatagatataCGCTCTAAATATCTGCTCTAAATAAATGTTCTTCACTGCAGAACTAGTAGCAGACgacatgttgtcatgacgacAACACCTTTTCTATTTTGAGTGTGACTTATTTCTGTTCTGGCCGTGATGATATGACTATGTAAACGATACACACTACTGCTACTTCCGACCTTTCcacaaaatttgaatattattgaCTATACGATACATAGATAAAAATACACAGTAGAGGCGTGTGTTTTTTAATCGGCAATTTTATACGACCCGTGCAAAAACACCAGTACTTTTTGTCAGCAGGAATGAGGCaaatttcatgcaaagacatacaatgtaataagtTTTTgacttatcaaagcataaacactaCAGGAGCAAGTTAAGGAGCCCATGGCTCTGTTTATTGATAGAATACTACATGTTATGACAATCGGGTATGACTGTtaatgttacattataactttcaCAGATATAAACATACTGATAAAAGTGGTGCCTGAACCTATAGCAGTTGTGTTGTTGCTTTTAACGACTTTTGTCCTTGCGTAAAGTCTTGTTTTAATAGCTCATTTCATTCAAACAAACGCACCGGTATTTTTCACGGGTTGTATCCGACAAGCGAAAATGAATAT
The Glandiceps talaboti chromosome 23, keGlaTala1.1, whole genome shotgun sequence genome window above contains:
- the LOC144452658 gene encoding GDP-L-fucose synthase-like; the encoded protein is MSKIILVTGGTGLVGRAVEKVVKEEKERTGEKWIFACSKDADLTNEAETLKLFEKYKPTHVIHLAAKVGGLFRHVKMNLDFYRVNTKINENVLYASYKYNVQKCISCLSTCIFPDNMKKYPMDESVVHLGPPHDSIYGYAYAKRMLDVLNKGYNDDHNCKFISVIPTNVFGPYDNFSLHEGHVMPALISKVYCAKRDTTPLTVWGTGAPLRQFIYSHDLARLFIWVLREYDELSPIILAVDEGDEVSIRRGAEIVVECFDFKGEVVYDTTKPDGQYRKTVTNGKLRTFLPDFKFTPFKQAVKETVDWFVENYETARK